From a region of the Pseudomonadota bacterium genome:
- a CDS encoding thrombospondin type 3 repeat-containing protein, with the protein MRISAFAALILAASFAQAQDLPEIFITEVSLPDGGIYTVTINQPPSPPGTIWSMAAWGVFNPPATFSETLLTGWTSSLFDAAAWDSQLVFETGTPGQPIPLFMSGVSGVSDFLTLFGSPAGQAAVYWNESYFGNPLVATSSNFTWSGGDMGRASRVGSTQAFAYITNVAGERLLCEIGVGFAIPLTCNEVVAADEDGDGVEDFNDNCTLAPNPGQEDTDFDGFGNACDPDLNNDNIVNFLDLSAFSNVFLTNDANADFNADGTVNFLDLLVMSELFFGPPGPSFGF; encoded by the coding sequence ATGAGAATATCGGCATTCGCGGCGCTCATCCTGGCAGCGTCCTTTGCTCAGGCCCAAGATCTGCCTGAAATTTTTATCACTGAAGTGTCACTACCCGACGGTGGCATTTATACGGTCACGATTAACCAGCCTCCATCGCCACCTGGCACGATTTGGTCGATGGCCGCGTGGGGCGTATTTAATCCACCGGCAACCTTCAGCGAAACCCTGCTCACCGGCTGGACGAGTTCACTGTTCGACGCGGCGGCCTGGGATTCGCAGCTAGTTTTTGAGACCGGTACACCCGGCCAACCAATTCCACTCTTTATGTCTGGCGTGAGTGGCGTGAGCGATTTTCTGACGTTGTTCGGCTCACCCGCCGGGCAGGCGGCTGTCTATTGGAACGAAAGCTACTTCGGCAACCCGTTGGTGGCGACGAGCAGTAACTTTACCTGGTCCGGAGGTGACATGGGTCGAGCCTCGCGCGTTGGCAGCACGCAGGCCTTTGCCTACATCACGAATGTGGCCGGTGAACGTTTACTGTGCGAGATCGGCGTTGGCTTTGCGATCCCGTTAACCTGTAACGAAGTGGTAGCAGCAGACGAGGATGGCGATGGCGTGGAGGATTTTAACGACAACTGCACGCTGGCGCCGAACCCCGGTCAGGAGGACACCGATTTTGATGGTTTCGGCAATGCCTGCGATCCCGATCTCAATAATGACAACATTGTAAACTTCCTGGATTTGAGCGCTTTCTCAAACGTATTTCTCACCAATGATGCCAATGCTGATTTCAATGCCGACGGCACCGTGAATTTTCTGGACTTATTAGTCATGAGCGAGCTGTTTTTCGGCCCCCCCGGTCCGAGTTTCGGATTCTAG
- a CDS encoding lysophospholipid acyltransferase family protein, translating into MRHLTSLLFLIIMGLCVIPWGLALTLSLVLPHRFRFAIVPSYARMMTWLLNVLCGIETRIEGLDTLPDTPCVVLLKHSSPWETLSQLMIFPQHVIVLKRELMWIPIFGWALAALRSISINRRAGRSAVKQVLDQGKQRLAEGNWVMIFPEGTRVPKGRIGRWGLSGTLLAVEAGVPVIPVAHNAADHWPNGQLVKFPGTITLRIGPIIDTQNCTAEEVASEARAWMDQAMLDLSPNHQATHPDGTLIHP; encoded by the coding sequence ATGAGGCATCTGACCTCCTTACTCTTTTTGATCATCATGGGACTGTGCGTGATCCCGTGGGGTCTGGCGCTCACGCTCTCGCTGGTTCTGCCTCATCGTTTCCGATTTGCGATCGTACCCTCCTACGCCCGCATGATGACCTGGCTGCTCAACGTGCTGTGTGGCATCGAAACGCGGATCGAGGGGCTCGACACGCTGCCCGATACGCCTTGCGTCGTTCTGCTCAAGCATTCGTCACCTTGGGAAACGTTGTCACAACTCATGATCTTTCCACAACACGTCATTGTGCTGAAGCGTGAACTGATGTGGATACCCATTTTTGGTTGGGCACTCGCGGCGTTGCGCTCGATTTCGATTAACCGGCGGGCAGGGCGCTCGGCCGTTAAACAAGTGCTGGACCAGGGCAAACAGCGCCTCGCCGAAGGCAACTGGGTCATGATCTTCCCTGAGGGCACTCGCGTTCCCAAAGGGCGCATTGGCCGCTGGGGCCTGAGCGGTACGCTGCTTGCCGTCGAGGCGGGCGTGCCTGTCATTCCGGTCGCCCACAACGCCGCTGACCATTGGCCCAACGGGCAGCTAGTCAAATTTCCCGGCACCATTACGTTGCGAATAGGACCGATCATCGACACCCAAAACTGCACGGCCGAAGAGGTGGCCAGCGAAGCGCGTGCCTGGATGGATCAGGCGATGCTCGACCTCAGTCCCAACCACCAGGCCACCCATCCTGACGGCACGCTGATACACCCCTGA
- the gmhB gene encoding D-glycero-beta-D-manno-heptose 1,7-bisphosphate 7-phosphatase, with product MKLVILDRDGVINRDSKAYIKTHSEWKALPGSLEAIARLHQAGYVVVVATNQSGLGRGLFDHKALAGIMRKMHDAVQAEGGEIAAVFFCPHSPDDFCTCRKPKSGLFEQIRQRFNIDNLDGVPAIGDSMRDLEAANTAGATPILVRTGNGAKTEAELDTDADIAVFDTLLDAANDLINDG from the coding sequence ATGAAATTGGTGATTCTCGACAGAGATGGCGTAATCAACCGCGACTCGAAGGCCTACATCAAGACGCATTCTGAATGGAAAGCGTTGCCGGGGAGCCTTGAGGCGATCGCGCGTCTACACCAGGCTGGCTATGTGGTCGTTGTGGCGACCAACCAATCGGGGCTGGGACGTGGCCTTTTCGATCATAAGGCGCTCGCGGGCATCATGCGTAAAATGCACGATGCCGTGCAGGCCGAAGGTGGCGAAATTGCGGCGGTGTTTTTTTGTCCTCACTCACCCGATGATTTCTGTACCTGCCGCAAGCCCAAGTCCGGTTTATTCGAACAAATTCGCCAACGGTTCAACATTGACAATTTAGACGGTGTGCCGGCCATCGGTGATTCGATGCGTGATCTAGAAGCCGCCAACACAGCCGGTGCTACGCCCATCTTGGTGCGCACGGGAAACGGCGCGAAAACGGAAGCCGAACTGGATACCGATGCTGACATCGCCGTATTCGACACGCTGCTCGATGCCGCCAACGATTTGATTAATGATGGCTAA
- the creD gene encoding cell envelope integrity protein CreD, whose amino-acid sequence MVRVYIKVGMILLVALLLLVPLGMIASVVDDRSHYRDQVIREIERTWSGEQIVTGPVLKLPYLVDLTERITNPATGKLESRVRREHRMHYLIAETLHLESTAQTEMRTIGIYSVPVYTSHHDMRATFAFSSLETIENTEHFVRWGSPTLSLMVSDGRGISGEPVLNWNGQTQSLQAGSEMPNNPPGLHANVIWPQQAQTVDVSMTLTLRGSQSLYFSPLAHHFNASLQSGWPHPKFDGQFLPASRTVSDEGFSGVWDVSSFATNAQTQINGCFRESRCAAHQLPRLGVTFFEPVDIYTKVTRAIKYGVLFIAITFVAFFLTETLTRARLHPMQYVLVGLSLAIFYLLLVSLSEHMPFRHAYVMATVSSVTLIGVYLSGALGHRRLAFLYSVGMGLLYAMLFTILRSEDFALLMGTILLFGLLAAVMLLTRRIDWYEFGRGKRGATTPDSDVRLPGH is encoded by the coding sequence ATGGTTCGGGTTTATATCAAAGTGGGAATGATTTTACTGGTGGCGCTGCTGTTGTTGGTGCCGCTCGGCATGATCGCAAGCGTGGTAGACGATCGCAGTCACTATCGTGATCAAGTGATTCGAGAAATAGAACGTACCTGGTCGGGCGAACAGATAGTGACCGGCCCTGTGCTCAAGCTGCCCTACCTTGTTGATCTCACAGAACGCATTACGAATCCGGCAACTGGAAAACTCGAATCACGCGTTCGCCGAGAGCATCGCATGCATTATTTGATTGCCGAGACGTTGCACCTTGAGAGTACCGCTCAAACAGAAATGCGTACGATTGGTATTTATAGCGTGCCGGTATACACCAGCCACCACGACATGCGCGCCACGTTTGCGTTTTCTTCGCTTGAAACCATCGAAAACACAGAACACTTCGTTCGATGGGGATCGCCAACACTGTCGTTGATGGTAAGCGATGGCCGAGGGATCTCGGGCGAGCCTGTGCTCAACTGGAACGGCCAGACGCAGTCCCTCCAGGCTGGTAGCGAGATGCCGAACAATCCACCGGGACTGCATGCCAATGTGATCTGGCCGCAGCAAGCACAGACAGTCGATGTGTCGATGACGTTGACGTTACGCGGCAGTCAATCGCTGTATTTCAGCCCGCTCGCCCACCACTTCAACGCGTCGTTACAGTCGGGTTGGCCGCATCCGAAATTTGACGGGCAGTTTTTGCCTGCGTCGCGCACGGTTTCGGACGAAGGATTCAGCGGCGTTTGGGATGTGTCCTCGTTTGCCACGAATGCGCAAACACAGATCAATGGGTGTTTTCGTGAGTCGCGTTGCGCCGCGCATCAGTTACCTCGCCTGGGCGTTACGTTTTTTGAGCCCGTCGATATCTACACGAAAGTGACCCGCGCCATTAAATACGGTGTGCTGTTTATCGCGATCACATTCGTCGCCTTCTTCTTAACCGAAACACTCACCCGCGCTCGCCTACACCCGATGCAGTATGTGCTCGTCGGTTTGTCCTTGGCGATTTTCTATCTGTTGTTGGTGTCCTTGTCTGAGCATATGCCGTTTCGACACGCCTATGTGATGGCCACCGTGTCGAGCGTCACGTTGATCGGTGTGTATCTTAGCGGCGCATTAGGCCATCGTCGACTCGCCTTCCTATACAGTGTGGGAATGGGTTTGCTCTACGCGATGCTCTTTACGATCCTACGATCCGAGGACTTTGCGCTGCTAATGGGTACGATACTGCTGTTCGGTTTACTGGCCGCTGTCATGCTGCTCACCCGTCGGATTGATTGGTATGAATTTGGCCGAGGAAAGCGCGGCGCGACCACCCCGGATTCGGACGTTCGGTTGCCCGGGCACTGA
- a CDS encoding PEP-CTERM sorting domain-containing protein, with protein sequence MSTNRLRTRLATLMAIFALASFQAPAMAGFIEGGIGFGGLFTPTGGTGLGDATGISFGFSTVTTATGDFAPAAGEFASFNDLDFNPANTPITPLWSVTAGGINYAFDLLDISLDFQDADEINLSGTGILSATGFDDTAGTWTFSGQNGSVFFTFSSITIAESVSEPSTLLLLGLGLVGVAAVRRRTN encoded by the coding sequence ATGAGCACCAACCGACTTCGCACACGTCTTGCCACATTGATGGCCATTTTTGCGCTGGCCTCTTTCCAGGCACCTGCCATGGCGGGCTTTATAGAAGGTGGCATCGGCTTTGGTGGGTTGTTCACGCCGACTGGCGGTACCGGTCTTGGGGATGCCACCGGCATTTCCTTCGGTTTTAGCACGGTGACAACCGCAACCGGTGACTTCGCACCGGCCGCTGGTGAATTCGCGAGCTTCAACGATCTCGACTTTAACCCGGCGAACACGCCGATCACGCCGCTCTGGTCAGTTACGGCTGGGGGTATTAATTATGCCTTTGATTTGCTTGATATTAGTCTCGATTTCCAGGATGCCGACGAAATCAATCTGTCCGGCACCGGCATCCTAAGCGCGACCGGCTTTGATGACACGGCGGGAACATGGACCTTCTCAGGTCAAAACGGTAGTGTATTCTTTACGTTCTCGAGCATCACGATTGCTGAGAGCGTGTCCGAGCCTTCCACATTATTGTTGCTGGGTCTTGGTTTGGTCGGTGTGGCCGCCGTGCGTCGTCGCACCAACTGA
- a CDS encoding VPLPA-CTERM sorting domain-containing protein — translation MTNTNIKGMIARLVMLMMMGIFSLSASAMLIDASSETALFGTYSADNGDLTLATTLTFADPALIAAGVNDFAFAVGSNASLNAITIDPSFSGQVLSFGSGGSFTANSLAIDLQTSTALDITLTGFWSLDGFDDTAGTLVLTADSLGGLFTFSASGTVTPAPVPVPAAVWLLGSALLGLGFNRRR, via the coding sequence ATGACGAACACCAATATTAAGGGAATGATTGCGCGCCTGGTTATGCTGATGATGATGGGCATATTCAGTCTGTCAGCATCCGCGATGCTCATTGACGCGAGTTCTGAAACCGCACTGTTTGGCACTTACTCTGCCGACAACGGTGATCTTACGCTGGCCACGACACTGACGTTTGCCGATCCGGCGCTCATCGCGGCAGGTGTTAACGACTTTGCGTTTGCGGTTGGCAGCAATGCGTCGCTCAATGCAATCACCATTGACCCATCATTCTCTGGACAGGTGCTGTCGTTCGGGAGTGGCGGATCGTTCACTGCAAACTCATTGGCGATTGATCTTCAAACGTCGACCGCGCTTGATATTACTCTTACCGGGTTTTGGAGCCTCGACGGCTTTGATGACACCGCGGGCACGTTGGTGCTGACAGCCGATTCGCTCGGTGGCTTATTTACCTTCTCAGCCTCGGGTACTGTCACGCCTGCGCCAGTGCCCGTACCGGCTGCAGTGTGGCTCCTCGGTTCGGCGCTGCTTGGATTGGGCTTCAATCGCCGCCGTTAA
- a CDS encoding SGNH/GDSL hydrolase family protein: MFKRFIFWLTLPFALPQALWIRKTANRFDGAAGEKAGYIGDGPPCRLLAIGDSLVEGVGASTLDKALVGHTARAMAAQFGVTVHWTAIGQSGARTHDITRGLVPTMPEQPFHVMLISTGVNDVTGLTRTTRFKVDLHKLIAALRQHSTDAQIVLTGTPPMGEFPLLPQPLRAILGLRAEILDTVTQQVADETGSIHVPVDIEPDPMKFADDGYHPSESGYADFGEAISLSLESVNSAFSRPRQNVVPLHKGR; the protein is encoded by the coding sequence ATGTTTAAACGCTTTATTTTTTGGCTCACCCTTCCTTTCGCGTTGCCTCAGGCACTTTGGATTAGAAAAACCGCCAACCGGTTTGACGGCGCAGCCGGTGAGAAAGCCGGGTATATCGGTGATGGCCCGCCATGTCGACTGCTCGCCATCGGTGATTCACTCGTGGAAGGGGTAGGGGCGAGCACCCTCGATAAAGCACTGGTCGGACATACCGCCCGCGCGATGGCCGCACAATTTGGCGTGACCGTGCATTGGACCGCGATTGGGCAATCCGGCGCCCGAACCCACGATATTACACGCGGACTGGTCCCGACGATGCCCGAGCAGCCGTTTCACGTTATGCTGATCTCAACCGGCGTTAACGACGTCACCGGACTTACGCGAACCACGCGCTTTAAGGTTGATTTGCACAAACTGATTGCGGCACTTCGACAGCACAGTACGGATGCGCAGATTGTGTTAACGGGCACACCCCCAATGGGTGAGTTTCCGCTGCTACCTCAGCCGTTGCGGGCGATACTTGGCCTTCGTGCTGAGATTTTGGACACGGTGACACAGCAGGTGGCCGACGAAACAGGATCGATTCATGTGCCAGTCGACATAGAACCGGATCCAATGAAGTTTGCTGACGATGGCTACCATCCGTCCGAATCCGGCTATGCCGACTTCGGAGAGGCAATCAGTCTGAGTCTTGAATCGGTCAATTCGGCGTTTTCGAGACCGCGACAAAACGTCGTGCCGCTGCACAAAGGCCGATAA
- the glyS gene encoding glycine--tRNA ligase subunit beta has translation MSTHTFLAELGTEELPPKALESLQNAFADSVRAQLDELALGYTSLLAYATPRRLAIVINELQAIQADKAIERRGPPVKIAYDADGKPTKAAEKFAEGCGIDVGDIRTIKTDKGEWLYFEGTEAGATADALMPGVVETALANLPIPKRMRWGDSDVEFVRPVHWAVMMLDDRPIDAKLIGMATGRTTYGHRFLAPGAIELATASEYAERLKEEGWVLVDFNDRRERVREMVNDAAKTCGGVVVSDEALLTEIAALVEWPVPVAGQFDARYLELPPEVLISTLKDHQRYFPVVDNNSRAILPWFITVSNLKSTQPEEVKKGNERVVAPRLADAEFFWTNDKQKSLADRVPDLAAVVFQQRLGSLADKVARVNDIAVRIAAQTGANADYVARAAQLAKCDLLTGMVGEFPDLQGVMGRYFAQHDQEPNEVADAMAEQYLPRFAGDRLPATPTGTALALADRLDTLVSIFALGKKPTGAKDPFSLRRAALGVQRILIESGLALDLHELLAPAAEAVMPLIAQDKKPAYSDAQALTADVFAYMMERLNGYCLDDASKGFTPGMLAAVAANTPTQPLDFYQRMEAVKDFMQLPESDALAAANKRIANILKSAKDTIPDAIEPTHLTEPAEAALYEALVEVTRDISPLKAKRAYAQSLSRLAHLKSPVDTFFDEVMVMDEDDTKRQARLALLSQLRSLFLDTADFSKIQ, from the coding sequence ATGAGCACCCACACCTTTTTGGCTGAACTTGGTACCGAAGAGCTGCCGCCCAAAGCACTAGAATCACTGCAGAATGCATTTGCGGACAGCGTACGCGCGCAGCTCGATGAGCTCGCACTCGGCTACACGTCTCTCCTGGCCTATGCCACGCCGCGCCGATTGGCCATTGTGATCAATGAACTGCAGGCTATTCAGGCGGACAAGGCCATCGAGCGTCGCGGACCACCTGTCAAGATCGCCTACGATGCCGACGGAAAACCCACTAAAGCCGCCGAGAAATTTGCAGAGGGCTGTGGTATCGACGTCGGCGATATCCGTACGATCAAAACCGATAAAGGTGAGTGGCTGTATTTTGAAGGCACCGAAGCGGGCGCTACGGCGGACGCATTGATGCCCGGTGTCGTTGAGACCGCGCTGGCCAATCTCCCTATTCCCAAACGCATGCGCTGGGGGGACTCGGATGTCGAGTTCGTACGGCCGGTGCATTGGGCGGTCATGATGCTCGACGATAGGCCGATTGACGCGAAACTGATCGGCATGGCTACCGGACGAACAACCTACGGTCACCGCTTTTTAGCCCCGGGGGCCATAGAACTGGCGACGGCTTCGGAATACGCCGAACGGCTGAAAGAAGAGGGATGGGTGCTGGTCGACTTCAATGATCGGCGCGAGCGTGTGCGGGAAATGGTCAATGACGCCGCAAAGACCTGTGGTGGTGTGGTGGTGTCTGACGAGGCGCTCCTAACCGAAATCGCGGCACTCGTAGAATGGCCGGTACCGGTCGCAGGACAGTTCGACGCGCGCTATCTTGAACTGCCACCAGAAGTATTGATTTCCACACTCAAAGATCACCAGCGCTATTTTCCCGTGGTCGACAACAACAGCCGGGCGATTCTGCCGTGGTTTATCACGGTAAGTAATTTGAAGAGCACGCAACCAGAGGAAGTGAAGAAAGGCAACGAAAGGGTGGTCGCACCACGGCTTGCTGACGCTGAGTTTTTCTGGACGAACGACAAGCAAAAATCACTCGCCGATCGCGTTCCAGATTTAGCGGCCGTCGTGTTTCAGCAGCGGCTCGGATCTCTGGCGGACAAAGTCGCGCGAGTGAACGACATCGCTGTGCGCATCGCCGCGCAAACCGGTGCAAACGCTGACTACGTGGCACGCGCGGCACAGCTCGCAAAATGTGATCTACTCACCGGCATGGTCGGTGAATTTCCTGATCTGCAGGGCGTTATGGGACGCTATTTTGCTCAGCATGACCAAGAGCCCAACGAAGTCGCCGACGCGATGGCCGAGCAGTACTTGCCGCGTTTTGCCGGCGACCGGTTGCCAGCCACGCCCACAGGTACCGCGCTTGCACTCGCCGATCGTCTCGATACACTCGTATCGATATTTGCTCTTGGCAAAAAACCAACCGGCGCCAAAGATCCATTTAGCCTTCGCCGCGCGGCGCTTGGGGTACAGCGCATTCTGATCGAATCGGGTCTTGCACTCGACCTTCACGAATTACTGGCACCGGCCGCTGAAGCGGTCATGCCGTTAATCGCACAGGACAAGAAGCCCGCCTACTCGGATGCCCAGGCCCTAACCGCCGACGTATTTGCCTACATGATGGAGCGGCTTAATGGCTATTGTCTGGATGACGCGAGCAAAGGGTTTACGCCGGGCATGCTCGCGGCTGTTGCGGCCAATACGCCCACCCAGCCGCTCGATTTCTATCAGCGCATGGAGGCGGTCAAAGACTTCATGCAGCTGCCAGAATCCGACGCGCTCGCAGCGGCGAATAAACGAATTGCCAATATTCTCAAATCGGCGAAAGACACGATTCCGGACGCCATCGAACCCACTCACCTCACCGAGCCCGCTGAAGCCGCTTTGTATGAGGCACTGGTTGAGGTTACTCGTGACATTTCTCCACTCAAAGCGAAACGCGCTTACGCACAGTCGCTGAGCCGATTGGCTCACCTGAAGTCGCCGGTCGACACTTTTTTTGATGAGGTGATGGTGATGGACGAAGATGATACGAAACGACAAGCCCGACTCGCCTTGCTCAGCCAACTGCGATCCTTGTTCTTGGATACGGCAGATTTTTCGAAAATACAATAA
- the glyQ gene encoding glycine--tRNA ligase subunit alpha, which produces MNAPPVNPAPATFQELLLNLQGFWADRGCVIMQPYDMEVGAGTFHPATFLRSIGPEPWRAAYIQGSRRPTDGRYGDNPFRLQHYFQFQTVLKPSPLDIQEQYLDSLRAMGVDPLVHDIRFVEDNWESPTLGAWGLGWEVWLNGMEVSQFTYFQQAGGIDCKPITGELTYGLERIAMYLQGVDNVYDLLWARTEDGDITYGDVYLQNEQEQSRYNFELADTDALFVQFDQCEKECAKLVDAELPFPAYEQVLRASHTFNLLDARQAISVTERQRYILRVRTLARRVAETYLASREALGFPLIQHADK; this is translated from the coding sequence ATGAACGCACCGCCCGTTAATCCGGCACCCGCTACGTTTCAGGAACTGCTGCTCAATTTGCAGGGGTTCTGGGCCGATCGCGGCTGTGTGATCATGCAGCCGTATGACATGGAGGTGGGCGCCGGCACCTTTCACCCTGCGACATTTTTGCGCAGCATCGGCCCAGAGCCTTGGCGAGCGGCCTACATACAAGGTAGCCGTCGCCCCACTGATGGGCGCTACGGCGACAATCCGTTTCGACTTCAGCACTACTTTCAGTTCCAAACGGTGCTCAAACCGTCACCACTGGATATTCAAGAGCAATATCTTGATTCACTCCGCGCCATGGGTGTCGATCCACTGGTGCACGACATCCGGTTTGTCGAGGACAACTGGGAGTCACCGACACTGGGTGCGTGGGGTCTGGGCTGGGAAGTCTGGCTCAACGGCATGGAAGTGTCGCAATTTACGTATTTCCAACAAGCCGGCGGTATCGACTGTAAACCGATCACCGGTGAACTGACGTATGGACTCGAACGCATTGCCATGTACTTACAAGGTGTCGACAACGTCTACGACCTACTTTGGGCACGCACCGAAGACGGCGACATCACCTACGGAGATGTGTATTTACAGAACGAACAGGAACAGAGTCGCTATAACTTTGAGCTTGCCGACACCGACGCGCTATTTGTGCAGTTCGATCAGTGCGAGAAGGAATGCGCGAAATTGGTCGATGCCGAACTGCCCTTTCCAGCCTATGAACAAGTACTGCGCGCCTCACATACGTTCAATCTTCTGGACGCCCGACAGGCCATTTCGGTCACGGAGCGACAACGGTATATTTTGCGTGTGCGTACGCTCGCACGTCGCGTTGCCGAAACCTATCTCGCCTCGCGAGAGGCACTTGGTTTCCCACTGATCCAGCACGCGGATAAATAA
- the glnA gene encoding type I glutamate--ammonia ligase yields MASKDVLALLKEKEIKFVDLRFTDTKGKEQHVTIPAHQCDDDFLSEGKMFDGSSIAGWKGINESDMVLMPDTDSSVVDVFAEEPTLNLRCDVVEPSDGQGYSRDPRSLAKRAEAYLASTGIADQAFFGPENEFFVFDSVRYGDDMGRSFFEVDSIEAGWNSSKEYAEGNSGHRPGVKGGYFPVPPVDSLHDLRSAMCLALDDMGCPTEVHHHEVATAGQCEIGVAFNSLVRKADEVQILKYVVMNVASVYGKTATFMPKPLVGDNGNGMHVHQSLVKDGKNLFMGDAYGGLSEMALYYIGGIIKHAKALNAFTNASVNSYRRLVPGFEAPVKLAYSARNRSASIRIPYVANPKAARIEVRFPDSTANPYLAFAAMLMAGLDGIQNKIHPGDAADKDLYDLPPEEEKLIPEVAFSFDEALKALDADRDFLKAGGVFSDDLIDGYLELKGEDVARLRLATHPAEFDLYYSL; encoded by the coding sequence ATGGCATCGAAAGATGTGTTAGCGCTCTTAAAAGAGAAGGAAATCAAATTTGTCGATCTGCGCTTTACCGACACCAAGGGTAAAGAGCAGCATGTGACAATCCCGGCCCATCAGTGCGACGACGACTTTCTGTCCGAAGGCAAGATGTTTGATGGTTCTTCGATTGCCGGATGGAAAGGCATCAACGAATCGGACATGGTGCTGATGCCCGACACCGACTCATCCGTGGTCGATGTGTTCGCTGAAGAACCGACACTCAATCTACGCTGTGACGTGGTTGAGCCCTCCGACGGTCAAGGATACTCCCGCGATCCACGATCGTTGGCGAAGCGAGCCGAGGCCTATCTTGCGTCTACCGGCATTGCGGACCAGGCGTTCTTTGGTCCGGAAAACGAGTTTTTCGTATTTGACAGCGTGCGCTATGGCGACGACATGGGTCGTTCTTTCTTCGAGGTGGATTCGATCGAAGCGGGATGGAACAGCTCAAAAGAATATGCGGAAGGCAACAGCGGTCACCGTCCAGGTGTGAAAGGTGGCTACTTCCCCGTACCGCCTGTCGATTCACTGCATGATCTACGTTCAGCGATGTGTCTTGCTCTTGACGACATGGGCTGCCCAACCGAAGTGCATCACCACGAAGTGGCCACGGCGGGTCAATGCGAAATTGGCGTGGCATTCAACAGCCTTGTGCGCAAGGCCGATGAAGTACAAATTCTCAAATACGTGGTAATGAATGTGGCGTCGGTTTACGGCAAGACCGCAACGTTTATGCCCAAGCCATTGGTCGGCGACAACGGTAACGGCATGCACGTACACCAGTCGCTGGTCAAAGATGGCAAGAACCTGTTTATGGGTGATGCCTACGGCGGTTTGTCGGAGATGGCGCTGTACTACATCGGCGGTATCATCAAGCACGCTAAGGCGCTCAATGCGTTCACAAACGCGAGCGTCAACAGCTACCGTCGTCTCGTGCCGGGATTTGAAGCGCCGGTGAAACTCGCCTATTCAGCGCGTAACCGTTCGGCGTCAATTCGCATTCCCTATGTGGCGAACCCGAAAGCAGCCCGCATCGAAGTACGTTTCCCTGATTCAACGGCTAACCCGTACCTGGCGTTTGCCGCGATGCTCATGGCCGGACTGGACGGCATTCAAAACAAGATTCACCCCGGCGATGCAGCCGACAAGGATCTGTACGACTTGCCCCCGGAAGAAGAGAAGCTCATTCCAGAAGTGGCGTTCTCGTTTGACGAGGCGCTCAAGGCGCTGGATGCCGATCGCGATTTCCTCAAAGCGGGCGGTGTGTTCAGTGATGACCTCATCGACGGCTATCTGGAACTGAAGGGTGAAGATGTTGCTCGTTTGCGTCTAGCAACCCACCCGGCCGAATTCGACTTGTACTATAGCTTGTAA
- a CDS encoding DUF4124 domain-containing protein has translation MTLKYWLIAAALSAAVGASSAELYRWVDASGTVHYSDTPREGAEQIQLKPTNIIRSPRPTASSTTRNDSPPPPAGEEALLPYTAASIQSPSDGETLWNLGGELTVRVNIEPRLQPGHGVVILYNGRPVNSDPVVSSSITINNVYRGQHTVRAAIRDLDGNTLFDGQSVTFFVRQSTAGN, from the coding sequence ATGACCTTAAAATATTGGTTAATCGCCGCGGCGCTGAGTGCAGCCGTCGGCGCGTCGAGCGCGGAACTCTATCGTTGGGTGGATGCGTCGGGCACGGTGCATTACTCCGACACGCCTCGCGAGGGCGCGGAGCAAATCCAGCTCAAGCCCACCAACATTATTCGCAGTCCGCGACCAACGGCATCCAGCACAACGCGCAACGACAGCCCACCACCGCCGGCTGGCGAAGAGGCGTTATTGCCGTATACCGCTGCGTCGATTCAATCTCCGTCGGATGGCGAAACGCTCTGGAACTTGGGTGGCGAGTTGACCGTGCGAGTCAATATCGAACCGCGTCTTCAGCCCGGTCATGGTGTAGTGATTTTGTACAACGGTCGCCCGGTCAACAGCGACCCGGTCGTTTCGTCGTCAATCACGATCAACAATGTTTATCGCGGACAGCACACCGTACGCGCCGCCATTCGAGATTTGGACGGCAACACGCTATTCGACGGGCAATCCGTCACGTTCTTTGTGCGACAGTCGACCGCCGGCAACTAA